The window CATCCATGCCAATGTATTCATTCTCAATAGATCATCATGTATCgagtttaaataaatattaaaaaaaattaaaagtactTGATAAAGatcgagtatatatatatatatatgtatgtatgtatgtatgtatgtatatataaatattttaatattgcaTGATATTGACATGAATGTATTCAACCTAGAATAGGTTCTTCGATTTTATAAAATTCACAGGATggacaaaagaaaattttaatactaGCACGCGTTGACAACTTTGAGTGAATAATATCTCAAGCAGATATTTATCGATTTCTCTGTAAGAATAATCTCCATGTACACAAATTCAAATGACTCGTCGGTGGCACAATATCATATTATTTAATGTTCCACAGGGAGACTAAAATATGTCAGTTTACAACGTGAAACGTTTTGCCAAGTGAGATTTGAAGGACAGGACAGGGGGTGGGTGAGACAAAGAATCCCGGCATGAGACACTTTTGACTTTTATGTGAATCCGAACAACGTCCAATAATCATATTGTTTGTCAACGGTAGCTGAGGTTGAATTTTGTTCGAGTCAAAAGGCAACGAGCAAAACGGGGAAAAGTCTTTTCTCTTTTACTGCTTCCAATCTTTGAATGTTCAAACCACGTGGATTTCTTTCCTTGTTTCTTTGCTTtgttttgtaatatatatatatatatatatatatatatatatatatatatacatatatataaataaaacatTTCATGTAATAAATAAATAGTGTATTGCATCTGGTGGATCTTTCGTGACACCCAGGCAGGTTGGGTCGCGGGTAGAAGTGGGTGGAAACATGATGATGACAATCCAACACCCAAGCTGAGTGAAAGAGAGAGTGGTGGTGACCCACCACCAACATCAACAAGAGTTGAAAGGAGCCAATGGAAAACCTAAATCTGTTGTTGTAAGATCAAGAAAAAGGAGGGACGGAAGCTCAATTGTGAAACGCATTGTGAGGCTTTTCAACTCCACCTTCCTTATAAGCATTTAGGTCCAAGTGGAATAAGTCCATCGGCCACTGCCACCTTTCCATTCCACTGCCCTGACTGACCTCTCCTTACTTTACACGCACACGCGCGCCCCTCCCCACCAACAGAAGGAGTCAATCTTCACACGTGCCTGCCTGTGGATGGTCGTCCATTTGGATATCAGCATCACAAGACACCAATAACAGTAGCCAAAGTCTGCTTTTGACAAGTAACAAGCTCTTCtacccatccatccatccatccatctcaaTGGTCATCATCAAGAAGGGCTTGGGCTTCCTAAAACCAACCACTCCTTGAGAACATCCTCACTTCCAATCGCCCGACTCCTCTGCTCTAAGCATTCTCATCAGTTAGCAGCCAAATGTTTTGTCATTAATTACATAACCAAAAACTGAAAACAATGGGGAAAACTTTGAATAACCTCACATGCCCATACAGTGATTTTGCTtctcaccctcctcctcctcctcctccacgtgAGGTGAGTATCCTAAAGCTAGACAAAACAAGGATGACACCCAAGTGTTCAAAGAATAAGATCAAGCTACAACAGAGAAAGACAAAAGGTTTTGCTGTCCCACATGTTGGATGACTCCAGATTTGCCCTCTATGCAAATATTTGCATATTAAGTGAAAAAGAATTCGAGTAATGTACAAGCCTCTGCTGACGCTGAGCACCAATACGGCTTCCAGGCTTCGGTACCAGAGGTTGTGGATGCAAGTCCAAGTGTCAGTCAGCGCCCGGGAAACAATGATGAGGTTCCCTTCAATCAACAAATCAACTATACAAAATCTAGTAATCCCAGGCTGTAAAGATTAGCAACTACGCGCTCAAAATAATGGAGGCTGCCAACTTGGAATGGCGTTGTGCTTTCTTAAgaatccaatgaaagaatggacgATGCACCAATTTCAATATCAGGTGAATCATTTCAAATGTTTAGCCAAAATTTCCTGAACCGATACTATCGAGCCGAGGAAGACTTTGAAACTTCTGTTTTGTTTAAGCGGCACATGCAGTCAGGGCACGGGAATGTGTATAATGAGTCACTTGGTCTTTTCATCTCCATTCCCTTCGCATCACTGTGAGCTCGCATATTTAGTAATTGCCGCTTCAAGGACTTCCATCTGTTCAACAAGTAGGTAGAAGGTATTACATCATATAAGGTGCAAAGGTTCATGGAGGGAATGTTAGTGCAAGGAACGAAACTAAGTCAAAAGATAATGAGGATTAAAAACAGTCATCATGGTTGCCTTTCTAAGTAATTATTGGAAGTCGAAGATGAATAAAAGCACCGTATGAATATTTTAAACAATTGAGTGCTACTTGAAACTTCTCTCAAAAAAAAGCCTGGCAAAGAACCTTTCTTTTTATAATCCCAAATACTATCATTAGGTAGAAAACTTTCACAAGCAaaatgaatcccaaatgtgggtgtGGCTACAGGCTACAGGATATTAGACTGCCGGATCTCAATGGAAAGGCATGAAACACCTGGTTTCCAGACTCTAGGTAGAAACTGGCCACAGGCTACAAaatttatgctgccatttaactTTAAAATGGAACAAAACACCTGATTGTCAGAATCTACGATACAAACTTGCTCTTGATACCCCTACACCATCTGGACACAAGAAAGGGTGTTGCATGCACATGCATTTGTTGTATTGTCTCTTTGTGTGTCCATCAAGTTTCTACACAGTCATATCATAACTACCTGAGTTGAAAATGACAAATACTAAAGAGCATACTTGATAAAATCTAATGAAACAATGTTAGGAAGATGAACAGACATACCCTATATTTGGATTGTCAAACAATAATGCTAGCTTCCTCTTGTCAGGTTTGATAGTCTTAGAGTGCCCACCATACAAGTATCTCCTATGGCCAATCAGAAAATGAGGGAAGTTTCCACCTTGAGTAGTCACAAATACTTCACTGTGAAGGCACACGCTGTAGTCTATTGCAGCCATCCTGGAGGAATAGTTCTGCAAGCATTGTCAATTTAAAGCAAACTATGGTGAAAAGAATAGATAAAACTACATACGATCTTAGAGAACAAGGAACAGAATCTAAACACCTTGAATGGAGCAAGTTCCTCTGTTGATGCTAATGTTTCTTTAGTTTGTAGAAGGGGGAACATTTCAAGAAGCGGAACCATAGTCTTCTCGGCTTTGTAAATTTTTCCAGAAGCCAAATAAATTGCAGTATTGTTACCAAAGCCCATGCCGCGGAGCATCAAACCAACCTGATGACATATATGAAGTGataattggaagatagtcaagcaTATTATAATGCTTAGGATGACCAAATAAAACTACATCTTTGAGCATCTTTGCTAATTCATggagaaaagaaaataacaaattgaAGTTTGAGAAAGCAGTAACTGATTTTAGCTGCTTAATGTTCATGAAGCAGACTAAAAACCAATCCATCTAATATTACTTTTAAAACTAGAATTACTTTAGGCTCACATATCCATGTCAACCTGAAGACTGAATCTTTGCCCATGGCACAAGGCATGATAGCCAGCTGTCTATGCATAATGTTTAGCATGTCATGGAATGCCATTCCAACTCCATTATATTTGCTTGTATCTCCAACCTACTACCGTAATAGAATCCTGCAGGAACCTACCTTGTTTATGCAAATAATTATCTAGAAGTAAAATCATAAACTTCACTTGTTAGAATATTTGTGCAGAAGATAAGGTTGACTAGTCAAATCCTCATTGATATATGTAGTTCTGCATGATAGACTATATAAAGTCTTGTTCTTCAACTACCAAACTAATGGATGAGTAGAATTTTGACTAGAAAGACGAGGAATTTAATCAATTGCTTCTACAGATGGTAATTATTCAGAAAATGATGTCTTCCATCAAAGTTTGTGAAAAAACCAGAAAAGATCTTAAGTGGCAAGAGTAAAAGGTGTGCTGAAAAGACTTCATCATGCAATGAACACTCTTGCAGTCAATTCCAATGATCTAACCATGAGAGGCCATATAATCAAAAGATCTCGCCATATTATCAAATCAATAATGCAGCAAGAACCGGAGAATAGTTGTTGTCCATTTCAGGCTATGTCCCTGACAGTAGTATATTTTGACCAATATGACATCTCAAAAGAATGACATGAAAAAAGCAATGATTAACAAATAGCAACTAGGTATATCCCAATATTAGTATAGAAATATTTGAAAGTTCTCCCATAAAGAAATTGGATCTCAAATACATGTGCCTTATGCGGTTCAACAATTCAGGTCATACACACCTGATCTGTAGCCAAGGGAGCTCTAGAGGCAATGACAAGAATCATAGTTACATAGCCAGAATGAGAGGAAATATAGAGAGGAAACCAACAAGATGAAAATCTACGATGAAATAAGTAAGCCATTACTGTTTCATGTTTGTATGAGCCATGTGATGTATCAATTTGATCACCTACAATAATCATCATAAAACTAGTCTTGTGCATATAAATTCTTTAATTTTAGTGAGTTTTTTCGTATTTCCTTCCTAAGTTAGGTTCATGCCATTCAGTGAACCTTAATGGcagtaatgtttttataggatacTAAACGACCATCAACCAGATCATTCAAATGTCAAAAGTAACCAGCCCTTGACTTAATTAGAAAGAAAGCTATACCTCTAAAGGTGTTAATGGACATTTTCCATTTATCCTAATTGTCCCAGGTCGAATGACACGACCACGTTTAGTGAATTTTCCTCTCCAACCTCTCTCTCTTGCAGCATTCATCTCCTGTTTCTCTTCTTCACCACCATCAAATACACAACAAGAGAAGGCAACCATATCCTGGAAAAGAGGTAAAATACACCAATCATATCAACTGAATGACATAAGATTCAGCAAAAACAAAGCTATTTTGAATTCATGTTTACCTCTTCAAAACGAAGATGCACTGCAATATATTTCCCATCATTATCTTTACTGTGTTCTTTCATTCGAGAGACCAAGTTTTCAGCCAAAGTTGCTATAGGATTTGAAAACTGTAATGCTTCAAAATTTGCCAAGCATCTTAGGCGCTGTACCGTGGAAGGAGCATCAAATGACAACCGATTTGCAAAAGGAGATATCCTGATAAACCTGATCCATATTAAAGACAATTGTTAAGTGATAACAGAATTATCATGGTTGTATGTCATAACAGCAGAACTACATGTATCTTTATGCATTATAAGAATTCAAATTATAACAGTATTAGCTTTCTTGCAGGCAATACATATTGCAACTTATGTCATCAATACTGCCATCTATGCAATCATCAGGGTTCTTTTAGATATTAGATATTTATTAAGTAAACTAGTAAATAGAAACCAAGGTTTTACATACAGATCTGACCATCTGACCAGTGTGTACAACCACTATGTACCAATGCAACCAACGATCAATACTGAAATATATGGCTAAATACTGATCAACATTTATGTTTTTCAGTGATATCGGGAAGTACAAGTTGGTGTAACTTTCAAATATAACAATACCCATAGATCCAAATATCGATTAATACACATTGCACTGATCAGCATTTTATCTTCTTCAGGTGATCCCGAGGGGTATGGACTGGTATACCAGAAATGTAGCAGTCCAATACTAAACCAAATTTAGTCCTTGTGTTTGATTTCAGTCTAGAATCAAGATGTTTCAGTTTTGACCTCGAAGTGAACTACTTGTTGATCTCATAAAATCCTCCAAACTTCAAAAGGAATACGATTAAGACCTATACTCTTACCATTTTCATCCTCTTTATGGCTTTTTCTAATGCCTCATTTACCCTAATGTTTGGACAAATTTATGGTTTtaaatttgattattattttatactCCAAAATTGTGATGTCTAAAAATGTTTTCTATATAACTTATAGAATAACTCCTCTGTCTTTAATAATATTACAAGCCCCTGTATCTTGGTAACAAGCACAAGGATAGAAAAAACAATATTAAACAAATACAAATGTAAACATTAGATAGCATAACTTCAAATATCatacttataaaaaataaaacgaCCAACTTGCTACTATCACATAACTTTCCTAAAACTGAAAATGCAGCAATACATTATACAACTgagttataaaaaatatatgaacaaATCAAATATGATAAAGAACACTAACAAAGAAAATACAAAATAAAGGGGGAAAACCACAATAGAATGCAAATGTCTAGGTAATCCTTCGAACTGTAAATTAcgagaaaatgataaaaataataaagtactAACTTTTCCTCTACCAACTTAGGAAGAACAGCATCCTTATAGTACTGAATAGAGGACCAAGCTTTTATCTTGAAGTTAAACACATTGCTCAAGTTGTGACCAAATCGCTCCATTATATATTCAGGAACCTGATGAACTACCTGCACCTCACTTTTCAAAGTATTGACGAAGTGATCCTCATCGTAGATGTCATTGAATTTGCTGAACCATTGTCAAATATGTCAGACAAAACATCTTAAATCTTTTGACAAATGAATGAGGCACAGACAAGCAGTTTCAATGATAGCCTGATTATTCATGTAACTAATACATGAATATACAAAACTTCTAGATCAAGCAATATTTAAAAGGACAAGAAACATGATTAGAATACAAAACAAAGGCAAGAAAGTACGTCATAATAGAACAGTTAAAAGAACTACATAGGTTTAGGCAAATATATGTGAGGATGCTGGAATATTTATAACAGGACTCTGTTtctggaacaaaatgttagaggtTTAGAATGAAACAATGCACCAATCCTCAAATCTGACCCTGTTCCTCTTCCCTATGCAAATCACTTAGCATAAAAAATTGCACTTGAATGTTGGCAACAACCAAAATCATCTGGATCATGTTTTTGCAATCTTGAAGTACAGTAGCCCAATAATACCTTTCTGGCTGTGTACGTGCCATGCCATGCTAGCTGGCACAAGCCAAAAATTGGTTTGGTCATGTGTCAATGGCATGGTACAAGTCGAACCCCTGTCTATCAACATGACAGTCCATAATCTGGATAagcaaaatttaattttttttcataatcagtgatttaaaaagcgctaggcgctaaaaggcactaaggtccaaaaacgcccgaggcgctcacccgagcgaagcgagacgctaaaatataaaaatatataatataattaaaaaaatataattatttaaataaaaaatattattaaattaagaaaatcgggtacaaaatcacaatgtcatattaataaaaagtctcaaaaatcaaaacaataaaattttacatcaaatctattgaattgttctgtacacttgccatttattctgaaacctaacaataattttaaataaataaaaattaatagtattaaaatcaaaataacatattattaatctaataaataaaatactaatattagtatacagttagcagtatactgttaatatactgttaattatatagtgagaagagtgtgagaagaccgaggctgctgaggCAATGACAGCAGTAGCAAGCGACAGCTGTAGCTGGAGCGAGAGCGgcaagcgacagcggcagcggcgagcggtggcgacagcgggagcggcaatAGTAGCGGTGAGCGAGATTATGGCAGCAgcgagtagcgacagtagcggcgagcaacgacagtggcggcggcagcagagagtagcgacaacggagaagaaatctcgacgacAAAATCGCAAGTGTTAGGGTtagggaagtcggggaaatcgcgagagggagcctgatatcggtgatttagttggttcgattgaaccaactaaagcatcggagaccaaccagacctaaaaatctagTTCGATTgcctggtttaacctaggcgctcacccgaagtgcgcaacgcctgggctcgggcgagcgcccaggcgacgcctctttgaagcgcaccgcttggaaatgaagcgaggtgctcgggcctcacctcacctcgccttgcctcgctcgagcgcctaggtgagcgcccgagcgccgATTGTAATCACTGTTCACAATTTGGAATCAACCTTATAATTAGTTACCAATAAAGAACTAAGACGAGCCATTAACACAGTTGTACAATGCTGCTTAAGGTGccctttgttaggactctagctaggagagtcctaattgagagggacattcatgtaaaacctacctaggccGACCCttgttaaagaggtgaagtggccggctagggttaggagattatttcttagagaagaataatgagttgtaatggaataggagtcttgagtaggagtcctattaggagttggttagaagtaggagtcttgaataggagtcctattaggagttgattagaagtaggagtcttaagtaagagtcttattaggagttagggtttagaagccctataaatagtcatgtattccacctcttttcataagcaatagatgaatcttttctgcagcctttgagtagcaacttggagggaggaacccctatagagttccaagaaggccgatcccctaaagagatcaatcccaagtttagaatctataagggttctaccacctagtatcagagcagcgttcttggcatctcgctgcccttccacagccatccatcaaccctccacaatcgcccaaagcaattcctataattacttaaaagatcgtcgccaaatttcaccgtcatctccaccaccacggatcatcttttgatctcctcgcgaattgcaacaggttttggtttcctaccttactgctgctgcaatttagttatccttatttgtaaatcccaaaaaaattattcatatatttctgcataaacttttcgtcataaagttttcatctctacgacgaaagatacattgcagaattccaactgtatagcaccgtctgtttgatcttgctactgtggtttttctatccaaatctttacgaaatttttatgacatatttgacacttcctaacagtagattttcctttggttttgtcaaaaaattctcaatattaactattgatattttatgtctaatctgctatacttgaaaatctgcattgtaaaatttcaaccaaatagcactgtttgtttgatcttgatactacgttgtttctatccaaatatctacgaaatttttatgatagttttgacacttcataatagtggattttcctttagtttcatcaaaaaattctcaatataaactactgattttttacgtccaatctactatacttaaaaatctgtgctgcagaaaatttcagccgcatattgttgccttaacccatctatttgcaatcttctttgaatgaaatttcttatacacttcatagatcatcttggcttccatctaagattgatctattaaggaatttatctctaaaaacgattttgtgttgctgtaaattttcatcgtaaaccgctgaaatttttcgacgaaaattctgctatcgcaacttgcaccaatttccttactgttatactgctccaatagcagatgaattgctagatgaaagggagcacaaatctttacaaagctggacctttgatccgggtatcatcaaatatgagtgtgcgaagaagacataccgaaaaccaccttttgaacacacaacaactactacgaatttttgctttattcaacagaaggtggaatatcttgggcatatcatattagaggaaggtgtgacagtggaccccttcaaaattgaagcaatgcaaaactggcctaccccgaggaacataaaattgctacatgactttctgggtttaacaagctactatcgtaagttcgtgaaaaactatggaaagatcaatgcactacttactttcttactggaaaaagatgtcttccaatggttagacagagcctccgctgccttcgacaaacttaaggcagccatgacgacgacgccggtgctaacactactagatttcaaccgacccttcattattgaggccgacgcatctggagtcggaattggagccattctcatgtaagatgatccaccactcgcatacactagcaaggcattatctccctcccatcaaaataagtcaacatatgataaggagatgctcgccattgtgcgcgcagcaacgaggtggagaccctacttgattggtcgatgatttcaaattaaaagttaaaaccgaccataaaagcctcaagtactttttggagtgaaagatatcatcccctgagtagcaaaaatgggtaacaaaacttcttggatttgattatgaaataacttacaaaaaggggaaagagaatgttcttccagatgcgctttcgtagctactcgagcaagctgaagtttcagccatttcacttccgaccagcgacttccttgaggatattaagatggaatgacaggaagattcagagactagtaagattataaaaaaattggaggaagcaccaagctccgtggctcattacaattgggactcaaaagaattacattataagggacgcattgtgcttatgataaattttacttgtatcttcacgagcagattttggacaaagttattccatatgcagggtactaaattgaaaaggagtacggcatattacctacaaatcaacggccagacaaaagttgtaaataggtgcttggagacagcccaaagccacccaccaaatatgactacccaaggagaacttcagactcagccaagtgccattattgatcgacggatcgtgactcgacgacgacgatccactactgaattgctaatacagtgggcaaacctactaacagaagatgacgcttgggagaactatgatgacttgaatatcaaattcccaaaattaatgaatcgtcagcctcgaggacaaggctgatttgaagagggcgggtttgttagaactctagctaggagagtcctaattgagagagacattcatgtaaaacctacctaaaccgacccctgttaaagaggtgaagtggccggctagggttaggaggttatttcttagagaagaataaggaattgtaaaggaataggagtcttgagtagaaatcctattaggagttggttagaagtaggagtcttgagtaggagtcctattaggagttgattagaagtaggagtcttaagtaagagtcctattatgagttagggtttagaagccctacaaatagtcatgtattccatctcttttcataagcaatagatgaatcttttctgtagcctttaagcaacaatttggagggaggaacccctatagagttccaagaaggccgatcccctaaagagatcaatcccaagtttagaatctataagggttctaacacccttGCATCTTTCCTAAAACTATACCAAACTGAAAAAGCTTGCCACCAATATATCTGTAATGAAGAATGAAAAATGTTGACCAAATGCCTAGAATCTAGAACCTATGTCCATAATTATGGATCCTTGGGCAATTTATGAAGTTGATATTTGTTCAATGTTCTAGTAGCCAATATAACTTGCAGCTTGATTGCGACAGGAATCATAGCCAAAACATTCTGCACCAACAAACTAAACTGAGGACCTATTGTCAAGAATGCCAAGAGAAAAAAATGAGATTGACTGAACCCTCCACAAAACCACTTCGTATGGGAAAATTTTGTAAGGACACATGTTAACATGTTAATAAAGATGGTTGAATTCTCAGCCCAAAGTCAAGCCCCTTCACTAGCTTTTGGTCTTAAATACCACATGAAGATCTTTTTATGACTGGTTTCTATTTACTTAATTCAGTAGTTCTGAGCCATTTGTTTGATACCAAATTGTTAATGTCTACATCATTTATGTACAAAAATACAATGGACCTTTTGGGTTTTCCTCCTAGACTCTAGATATAGACATATTAACGCCTTACATCATTTATTTACAAAATACAAGATCTTTTAGTTTTCCTCCTCGATCACAAATACATAGTGTCACTttgaaataaaaacatgtatgggATTGACATTTCTCAAAGAAGATGATGTTATCAAAACCAGCAGGACAATAGGCATGTCCAAAAAGCTAAAGTGAAAGAAAGATGTAGCCATATCAGGACAAGATAAACACTAGGTAGCAGTATTTAACTACCAGAAAGAGAATCCCAAATAGAAGCATCACAAGTATGCATGAATAACAGAAACTTATTATTTGTAACTTAGTTAACAAATCCAACAACGAATTAAATTTGGTAGCACACAGCGACAAACATCCATTATCAAACCAAGCAGTAAACCATTCAATAAATGCCAATCATACTTGTGATTCATTGTCATCCACCTACCTGTGTGTCAATATTGTTATATCTTTTTCGATCTAAGGTTAGATAAAGGAAGGTCGCATCTGATAACTTATAACTAGTATAAAATTGTCAGATCTCATATGAACATGGGTTCACTCGATGGTGGTAAAAGATGTACGGAGCCAACCTCAAATAGTTGGGTTCTTGTGTCTtggtcagaaaaaaaaaaacccaagatTCAGGGTAAAGATGTATACAGTGGATCCATTTGCGGCAAAAATGCAACCTTTACATCCAGGATAGCCAAGTTGTTAAAACAAAATAGGATGGAGGGTGTTTATAAAAGAATGAAAACTCTTTTCTCAGAATAACGAATGGTCATAAATGTAATGACAAACGAAAACTATGAGACAGAGATATTGGTGATAACCTAGGATCTCTCCAAATGCTGTGATAGTGGAAATAAGGAATAACAAGTGTTGCATTCAGATATCCTGCTACCGCAACCGCATTGCATATCTGCAAAAGATTATAAAAGGTATAAATAGGAGCCAAAAACTGCAAAATGACATAACCAGGAATGGAAGATAAGAAAAATAGAGTATTCATCATGGAGAAGAAGGGACCAACAGAAGTCCTCTGTTGATTCAAGCCACCATTTGCCTCAACATATATGTAGCCATTTGAATCAGGCAAAGCTGCATAAAATAAACAAAAGATGTCTTCAGTAAAGTAACCAATTATACATAAATCAGGAAAAATGTTGTTAAAGATTGTAAAAATCAACCAAGATCTTGAGGAAAGAAAAAACTGATTGCTATACAAGTCAAGACTTCCGATAATCAATCAGATGAATACCATGAAGGAAGAGATTAATTGAAGGTGACATATAAATTAAGCTGAAAGTTTATTCATAGCATTTATAAAGTTAACTCATAATGTTCACAATCTCTACGTATGGGTTTTAAGTTTAGTTTCTTTTCCAGTTctaaatcaaataattaatttttgaagCAATAGTAAGATTTTATTTAAGTGCTTATTGAGTGACACATGTACAAGTTCATTGGGGACACACTTGTCAAGAATTGTATGCCCCTAATTAACACTTCTTAACATAGTTAACATAGCATGATAATGCTAAGCTGAGATTACaagcaaggttcgtaataccgtaccgtaccggagttttgatctgggctcggtaccggta of the Musa acuminata AAA Group cultivar baxijiao chromosome BXJ2-10, Cavendish_Baxijiao_AAA, whole genome shotgun sequence genome contains:
- the LOC103999926 gene encoding protein ESMERALDA 1 isoform X1 translates to MQYHAYNRLGSGGGGGGGGGGTPSPPASPRRSPRIHRRAGKGGGGGRAAQGAPRTIAQRMAWMLLSFLLRRQAIFLFAPLLYVAAMLFYMGTVPIDSVPRIISRSAPGSVYRSPKLYERLRPAMDADNSSDGLATVWKHSFKGGGWRPCLHTSNDALPDSNGYIYVEANGGLNQQRTSICNAVAVAGYLNATLVIPYFHYHSIWRDPSKFNDIYDEDHFVNTLKSEVQVVHQVPEYIMERFGHNLSNVFNFKIKAWSSIQYYKDAVLPKLVEEKFIRISPFANRLSFDAPSTVQRLRCLANFEALQFSNPIATLAENLVSRMKEHSKDNDGKYIAVHLRFEEDMVAFSCCVFDGGEEEKQEMNAARERGWRGKFTKRGRVIRPGTIRINGKCPLTPLEVGLMLRGMGFGNNTAIYLASGKIYKAEKTMVPLLEMFPLLQTKETLASTEELAPFKNYSSRMAAIDYSVCLHSEVFVTTQGGNFPHFLIGHRRYLYGGHSKTIKPDKRKLALLFDNPNIGWKSLKRQLLNMRAHSDAKGMEMKRPSDSLYTFPCPDCMCRLNKTEVSKSSSAR
- the LOC103999926 gene encoding protein ESMERALDA 1 isoform X2 is translated as MQYHAYNRLGSGGGGGGGGGGTPSPPASPRRSPRIHRRAGKGGGGGRAAQGAPRTIAQRMAWMLLSFLLRRQAIFLFAPLLYVAAMLFYMGTVPIDSVPRIISRSAPGSVYRSPKLYERLRPAMDADNSSDGLATVWKHSFKGGGWRPCLHTSNDALPDSNGYIYVEANGGLNQQRTSICNAVAVAGYLNATLVIPYFHYHSIWRDPSKFNDIYDEDHFVNTLKSEVQVVHQVPEYIMERFGHNLSNVFNFKIKAWSSIQYYKDAVLPKLVEEKFIRISPFANRLSFDAPSTVQRLRCLANFEALQFSNPIATLAENLVSRMKEHSKDNDGKYIAVHLRFEEDMVAFSCCVFDGGEEEKQEMNAARERGWRGKFTKRGRVIRPGTIRINGKCPLTPLEVGLMLRGMGFGNNTAIYLASGKIYKAEKTMVPLLEMFPLLQTKETLASTEELAPFKDGCNRLQRVPSQ